The genomic interval CAACCTGCTGCTGCTGCGCGACGGCGGCTCCCATACGCATCTCACCGAGCGCAGCCGCCGGCTTCTCGAACGCATCGCGCCCCTGCTCCTGCAGGAGGTGATCGACACCCCCGAACCCGACATGGCCCTCAACAGCCTGGTGCGCTTTCTCGGCGCTCTGCGCGCGCGCTCGACCTTCTACGCCCTGCTGGCGGAAAACCGCGAGATCATTCGGCTTCTGGTCAATTTGTTCGGCACCAGCCAGTTTCTCTCGCGCATCTTCATCCAGCATCCGGAGATCCTCGATGCCCTGGTGTCGCGCCAGAACGTGGTGATCCGCAAGGGCAAGGAGCGGCTGCGCGCCGATCTGCGCGAGCAGCTGGCGCGTAGCGAGGATTACGAGGCCAAGCTCGATGCCCTGCGCCGGTTTCGCAGCGAGGAGTTCCTGCGCATCGCCCTGCACGATCTGAGCGGCGAGCTGAGTCTTGCCGAGGGCACCCAGCAGCTCTCTTTGCTTGCCGATGTCTGTCTGGAGCAGGCCGTCGAGATCGCCCGCGCCGAGCTCCTGCCGCGCTTCGGCATCCCTTTGTTCACCGACGAGGCGGGGCTGACGCGCGAGGCGGCCTTTGCCATCGTCGGCATGGGCAAGCTCGGCGGCCATGAGCTCACTTATCATTCGGACCTCGACATCATTTTCATCTACGAGGCCGACGGCCACAACGCTCCGGCGCCGGACGGCGATCCCGAGCGGTTTCGCGAGCTGACCAACCAGGAGTATTTTTCGCGCCTGGCGCAGCGCGTCATTTCGGTGCTCACCCTGCAGACCCGCGAGGGTCATGTCTACAAGATCGACACGCGGCTGCGCCCCTCGGGCAATCAGGGGCCGCTGGTCAGCAGCCTGCCCGCCTTCGAGCGCTACCACCAGGCGAGCGCCGCTCTCTGGGAGCGCCAGGCCCTGACCAAGGCGCGGGTGGTGACCGGACCGCCCGAATTTGCCCGGCGCGTCGAGGAGATCTGCGCGCACCAGGTTTACGGAAGGCCGGTGCCCGCTCAGCTCAAGGACGAAATCTATCGCCTGCGCGGACGCATGGAGGCCGAGATCGCCCGCGAGAGCGCCGAACATTTCAACATCAAGACCGGCCGCGGCGGCATGGTCGATGTGGAATTTCTCGCCCAGTATCTGCAACTGCTGCACGGCGGCGCCAATCCCGAACTGCGCACCGCCAGCACCACCCAGCTGCTCGGCGCCCTGAGCCGCGCGAAAATTCTCGACGCCTCCGAATTACAGGCCCTGGGCAGCGGTTATGTGTTTTTGCGCCGCCTCGAAAACAAGCTGCGCCTGGTGCACGATCAGTCCATCAACGATCTCTCCGGCGAGCGCAATTATTTGGTCAAGCTCGCCCGCCGTCTTGGCTATCCCGAGCGGCCCGTGCGTCCCGACCAGGCTTTTCTCGCCGACTACCGCCGCGTGACGGACGGCATCCGCGCCATCTTCGAGCGCCATTTGGGGCCGGGCGCGCGGGCCGGGGCAAGCTAGTGCCCCGTGCGGCTGGTCTTGTCTTCTAATTCCGGCTATTTTCGGCGCTGCCCACGTTGCGCCAACTTGACTTAGCGCACGGCTAGGCCTACGTTGGCGACGCCTTGGCAGCAGCCAAAATATCTCAGAATTTTCCGACATGGGTGGTCCGGAAGGGCTGGTCGCCAGCACCCCGACCCAGCAAGGATCGGTGCGTGGCAGATCTTGCTTTGTCCAATAGAATTCAGGTCGGAAACAGACGGCGACGGTAGACGTCGTTGAGAACCTGGGCGCAGCCGGTGTAGATCGCCAGAACGCCCGTCAGCAGGCCTTGCCAGCCGGCCAAGTCGGCGAGCACCGGCAGGGCGCCGGCTTCGCTGAGCGCCAGCAGGAACAAAAATAGACTGAAATTGGCGAAGATCAGGGGCAAGAGCCGCCCGAGACGCAGGGAACCGACGCAGAGCACCGCGCTGAACAGCCCCCACAGGGTCAGAAAGGATGCCAGGGACAAGGCGGAAGGGAGTTCGCCGATGCCTGCGCGGGGCAGGGCGAGCACGCCCACCAGGGCCAGCCAGAACAGGCCGAGGGCGCTGAAGGCGGTGGCGGCGAAGCTGTGGTGGCGGCGCCATTCGAAAATTCCGGCGATGATCTGGGCAAGCCCGCCGTAGAACAGACCCATGGCGATCATCATGGCATCCAGGGGCAGCAGGGCGGCCTGCTGGATGCCGAGCAGGGCGATGGTCAGGCCCCAGCCCAGAAGGCCCAGGGGCGCGGGTGAGCTGGTCGCGACGCGCTCCGGCGCCGTCAGGGGCAAGGCTGCGGCGGACGCTCCACGCGGAGCGTTCAGGACCTTGACCTCGGAAAGTTCATCCGGCGGGGTGTCGGCGCGGCGGGCCGCCAGCCGCAGCGCCTCGCGCGCCGTGCCCGCCGCCGTGGCGCAGGGCGCCTGGTCGGGATAGCGCGCGGCCAACTGCTGATACCGGCCGCACTCACCGTGGTGGGCACGGCAAAAACGAATGATCTGGTGCACATCGGATGGGGAGATATATCCGCAGCCGACATCGCACCAATCCTCGTTCACGCCGAAAAAGGGACAGATGCTCTCATCCGTCATGACCACACCGCTTTCCGCAGTGAAACAACCCGCCACGCAGCGCCGCGTTTCCGGGACATTTCCGGGCCGCCGCCTCACCCTGCAGACAGCAAGAGACATTCCATCTCGTCGATGCCGCTTCGCAATCTTGAATTTCTATCTGATTTCGATGACTTGAGAAAAAAGGACAAAACCCTCGGGAGAAAAGGATTCGCAGATCTGCAAGAAACCCTCGGGGGGCATTTGCAGATCTGCGAGGCGGGCCTCAGAGATAATCATCCTTGCGCAGGTCGTACTTCTTGAGCTTGCGGTAGATGGTGGCCATGTTCATGCCGGCGCGCCGCGCGGCGGCCTCGACGTTGCCCTGGGTCTTGCGCAGCAGTTCCTTGAGATAGCCGACCTCGAAATCGGCGAGAGCGCTGGTGTAGTCGCTGTCGTCGGCGCGCTCCGCGGGGCCCGTGTCCTCGACCTCGATGAACTGGGCGAGCACCGGCAAGGTGATGTACTCGCCGTCCTCCATGGCCACCGCCGCCTCGATGACATTGCGCAACTGGCGCACGTTGCCCGGCCAGGAAAACTCGGTCGCCGCCTCCAGGGCCTCGGCGGAGAGCCCCCTGATGTGCGTGCCGAATTTCTCGTTCTGCTGGTGGATGAAGTGGTCGATCAGCAGGGGAATGTCGGCCTTGCGCTCGCGCAGGGCGGGCAGGTGGATGTTGACCACGTTGAGTCGGTAGTAGAGGTCCTCGCGAAAACTGCCCTGCTTGACCCCCTCGCGCAGATCGGCGTTGGTCGCGGAAAGAATGCGCACATTGACCTTGGTCGGCGTGGTGTCGCCGATGCGGCGGAATTCCTGCTCCTGCAGAAAACGCAGCAGGGTTTTCTGCACGTTCATGGGCAGATTGCCCACCTCGTCGAGAAACAGCGTGCCGC from Geoalkalibacter sp. carries:
- a CDS encoding acetate uptake transporter is translated as MTDESICPFFGVNEDWCDVGCGYISPSDVHQIIRFCRAHHGECGRYQQLAARYPDQAPCATAAGTAREALRLAARRADTPPDELSEVKVLNAPRGASAAALPLTAPERVATSSPAPLGLLGWGLTIALLGIQQAALLPLDAMMIAMGLFYGGLAQIIAGIFEWRRHHSFAATAFSALGLFWLALVGVLALPRAGIGELPSALSLASFLTLWGLFSAVLCVGSLRLGRLLPLIFANFSLFLFLLALSEAGALPVLADLAGWQGLLTGVLAIYTGCAQVLNDVYRRRLFPT